GGCGGAACCGGTGTCGCCCGTCCACCACCTCGGTCAGCTTCTGCACCGCCACATCGCCGCTGTTGCGACGGGACGCCTTGGACGCGCTCCTTGCTTCGTCGCGGAGGCTGGTGGCCCGCAGCCGCTCGACGAGGTCGTCCACATCGACCCGGGCGTACCAGACCTGCAGCGGCGCCATCGCCGCCAACGAGCCCACGGTGGTGCGGTACGACGCGACCGTGGCTGCGGCCGCCCGCCGCAACCGTTTGGCCTTCGCCCCGGTCGCCCGGCCCGCCACCACCACGCTCGCAGCCAGCCGCTTGACGTCCCACTCGAACGGACCCGGCCACGTCTCGTCGAAGTCGTTGAGGTCGAAGACCAGCCGCCGGTCGGGCGCGGCGAACATCCCGAAGTTGGCCACGTGCGCGTCGCCACACAGCTGCACCTCGATCGAGCTGGTCGGGGTCCGGGCCAGGTCGTGGGCCATGACGGTGGCTGCGCCGCGAAGAAATGCGAAGGGCGAGGCGGTCATCCGCTCGTAGCGCAGGGGGACCAGCTCCGGTTCTCGCTCGTCCTCCTGGGCCCGGAGCAGCCCCACCGGGTCCCGCCCCTCCGGTGCGATCGGCAGCTCCGCATGCGCCGACAAGGGTGCCTCCGCGCGTCTGGCCTCGCCAGACGCACGGCGCTCGGAGCGGCTACGGCGCTTCTCCATGAGCCGGGTCGGCTCCGCCTCGGCACTGTCGGGGACGGCGGTTCGGTTCACGGGTCGCTCCTGTCCGGTGGTTGTCCGATGGAGGGATCGTGGCAACCGGATCGTTCGACGGGCACCCGATGTCACCCTCAGGGTGACAGGGGCCGGACACCGAAGGGCGACGGCTCCTAGCTTCGGGTCACCGGCACCACCGACCCGATGACCGGAGGCGAGCACCATGTCTGACCGCGCCGCTCCCGAGGCAGGCGCGTCGCGCCTGCTGCCCAAGGCGCGACTCGAAGCCTTCTCCGACGGAGTCTTCGCGATCGTCGTCACGCTGCTCGTGCTCGAGCTCGACGTGCCGAAGGCGGAAGAACCACTGCTCCCCGCGCTGGCGGACAGCTGGCCCGCCTACCTGGGGTACTTCGTCAGCTTCACGTTCATCGGCGGCGCGTGGATCGCGCACAGCAACATGACCCGCTTCATCAAGTGCGTCGACGCATCCTTCATGCGGCTCAACCTGCTGCTGCTCCTGTTCGTGTCGTTCCTGCCATTCACCACCAACCTGCTCGCCGTGCATCTCAACGACGCCGAGGAGGGCGGGGCCGTGGTGATCTTCGGCACGAACCTCACGCTCGCTGCGCTGCTGGTCAACTCACTGGTGGCGTACGCCGCCCGCACCCCCGGGCTCGCCGCCGACGACGTGGCCGAGGAGGAGCTGCAGGTGTTCGCGAAGGAACGGCGGGCAGCCCTCCTGCTGCAGGCGGTCGCGACCGTCGTCGGGCTCTTCCTTCCGGTCATCGCCGTGATGGTCTTCCTGGCCATCTCCGTGCTGCTGCTGGTCGACCCGTTGTGGCGGGCCAGGAGGCGCAAGAGCGAGCACGCACGAACGGCGGCACAGAAGTGACCTCGTCCGGCGCTGCGCGACGTGGTGCGCTGCTGCTGGTTCTGATCACAGTGCTGCTGATGGCTGGCGCTGCCGCGCCGGCCGGTGCGGCACAGCCCGGCACGTCCGACGAGCAGGCGCTCGCCGAGAAGTACGCGCCGGTCCTGATGCTCCAGGTGCAGAAGACCGGCTGCGGAAGCGGTGAGCCCTATCAGCCGAGCAGCGTGGATCCCTTGCTGCAGAATCCCTCCATCGCTCTGCGCGGTCCGTGGACACCGCAGGACATCGTGAAGGTGGCACCCGGTGCCGCGCGCCTCGCCAGGGGACTGCCCGGGTATTCGTTGGACTTTCCCGGCAACCCGCTGGCCCCGGGCTGCAGCTACGAGCAGTGGGCGGCAGCCACCTGGCAGGGCACTCCGCCCACGGTCTACGCCCACGTCGCGACCGAGAAGGGACATCCCGACCGGCTCGCGCTGCAGTACTACTTCTTCTACCCCTACAACGATTTCAACAACAAGCACGAAGGCGACTGGGAACGGATCCAGGTCGAGTTCGCGGCGGCGAGTGCGAGGGCGGCCCTGCAGACCGAGCCCGTGCTCACGGCGTACAGCCAGCACTATGGCTCGGAGAACGCCACCTGGGGTGGCTCCGACCTCGAGGTCATGGACCGCACCCACCCGGTCGTCTATGTCTCCACCGGCTCGCACGCCAGCCACTACACCTCGGCGCTCTTCCTCGGCCGTTCGGGCGCGCAGGGCTTCGGCTGTGACACCACGCTCGGGCCGAACCGGACGGTGCGGCCCGACGTCGTCACCATCCCGTCCGATCCGACGACCGCCCTCGAGCGGTTCCCGTGGATCGGCTACGAGGGTCACTGGGGGGAGAGGGGCACGCTGGAGTTCTACGACGGACCCACGGGGCCCAACATGAAGCCGGCCTGGACGAAGCCGTTCAGCTGGTCGGAGCAGGGACGGTCCCGCAGCTATGCCGTCCCGGGCGGTCAGGCCTACGGCGGCGCCGGAACCGCGTTCTTCTGCTCAGCGGTGTCGGGAGGGTCGGAGGTGCTTCGCGTCCTCACGGTCAGGCCTGCAGCCACATTGGGCGTGCTCGTGATCGCGCTGCTCGTGGTGGTCTGGCTGGTGCGGCGTACGTCGTGGCGCGACTCGGCACCGCTGCCGCTCGAGGCGGCCCGCACCACCGGTCAGGTGATCGCGGTCTCCTGGCAGCTGCTCCGGCAACGGTTCTGGCTCTTCGCCGGGATCGCCACGCCGGTGGTGATCGTCAGTGCGGGCGCGACGCTGCTTCAGGAGGTCCTGCTCCCGGGTGATCCGAACGCGGCTCCGCCGGCCTGGTTCCTGGCCGGCCACGTGTTGCTCCTGCTGCTCGCTCTCCTGCTGGCACAGGCGGCCACCATCCAGGCCGCATCCGAGGTCGAGGCCGGCAGACACGTCACCCCGCTGAGCGCGTACCGGCTCGTGCGGCCGGCTGCGCCTCGCTTGCTGGCGACGGGTGCCCTGGTGCTCCTGGTCCTGACCGTCCTCGGCGCGTCCCTCGCGCTGGCGGTGATGACTTTCGTGTGCGTCTGGGCCTGGTGCCTCTTCGTGCCGGTGGTGGTGCGGGAGGAGACCCGGGGGTTCCGGTCGCTGCTCCGCAGCTGGCGCCTGGTCAGGCGCGAGAAGGTCACGGTCCTCTCCGTCCCGGGGCTGTCGCTGCTGCTCGGCTCGTTGGTGGGCGGACTCCTCGGCACCCTGGTGATCCTGGTGGTGCAGGCTCCCTTCGCGGTGGTCAACATGGTGCCCAGCCTCGCGGCGCTGGTGCTGCAGCCGTTCGTCTCGTTGATGCTCCTGTACGCCTACTTCAACGGCCGCGCCCACGAGGCGCTGAGCCCTCAGGTCCCGGCCTCGTCCACCGCAAGCAGCCTCAGGGCGTGACGGATCGGGGGTCCAGGTCCGGGCTCGCCCTCACCCGGACAGGATGATTCGCCGGTCGCGGTCGCCGACGTGCAATGGAGGTGACGGATCGGAGGTCCCGCATGTGTCGTTGGCTGGCCTACTCAGGCTCCCCAGTGCTCTTGGAAGACCTGCTTTACAAGCCCGAGCACTCGTTGATCGTGCAGAGCATGCACTCCACGATGGGTGCGGAGGCGACCAACGGCGATGGTTTCGGCGTGGGTTGGTACGGAGACCGGGAGACGCCTGGCCTCTTCCGGAGCATCGAGCCGGCCTGGAACGACCGCAACCTTCGCGACCTGGCGGCCCACGTCTCCTCGCCGCGGGTGTTCGCGCACATCCGCGCCGCGATCGGGTCACCGGTGCAGCAGACGAACTGCCATCCGTTCCGTCAGGGACGCTGGCTGTGGATGCACAACGGGTTCATCGACGGTTTCCACGCGATGAAGCGAGACCTTGCGCTGGCGGTGGATCCCGAGCGCTATGCCGACATCGAAGGCACCACCGACTCGGAGATGCTCTTCTTCCTCGCGCTGACCTTCGGCCTCGAGGACGATCCGCCGCAAGCGGTGTCCCGGGCGGTGGGTCTGGTCGAGGAGACCGCGCGGCGGCACGGCATCGGGTTCCCGATCCAGGGAACGCTCGCCACCACCGACGGTGAGACGACGTGGGCCTTCCGCTACTCCAGTGAGGGCCGGTCACGGTCGCTGTTCCACAGCACCGATGTCTCCATGCTCAAGCATCAGTATCCTGAGAACGCAGCACTTCACGAGCTGTCGGACGACGCGCGCATGGTGGTGTCCGAGCCCCTGGGCGAGCTGCGCGGAGCCTGGCGTGAGGTGCCGGAGGCCAGCTGCGTGGCGATCCGTGGCGGCGAGGAGGAGCTCACCCCGTTCAAGCCGCTGCTGCCGGCGGGCATCAGGTGACGGCTATCCGTTGCCGATCGCCAGGACGTTGCCGTCGGGATCCTTGATCCAAGCGCCGACGTAGCTCCCCATCCGGGCCAGCCCCTTCTCATCGGTGGCGAAGGGACCTTCGCTGTACTGCTCGCAGGTCGCGCCGTTGGCGATCAGTTCGTCCACTGTGCGCTCGACATCCTCGACCGTCCACCCCGCAGCCGTGGCTCCCGAGGCTCGGGCGAGCGGGGACGGGAAGACATGCAGAGTGGTGCCGCCGCCACATGGGTAGGTGCGACCGCCGTCCGGGTCGTCTCCGTTGCTGTGCAGCCCCAGCTTGCCTTCGTAGAACTCGACTGCCCGATCGATGTCCGTGACCGCGATAGCGGCCCCGACCTTGCCGTCTTTCAGACCCATGGCTCCTCCCGGCCACATGCGGTTGCGGCGTGGCGCCGCCCGACGCTTCGGACGCTACTCGCCCAGCTGGGGTCGTGCTACCTCACCGAGCATGACGGATTCTCGGATGCGTGGCCGCCTCCCGCGGTGAGGGTGCTGGGCCGGTCCGAGCTGTCGAGATCCGCCGCTCGACCGTTGACGCCACTACCCGGCGGCCCTAGGTTCTGACCCAATCGACCGTTCTGAACCGTTGGAGCTTCCGGCGGGCAGTGGTCCGGAGAGGCCACGATGCCTGAACGCGAGCCGAAGCCCAGCGAGACCGTCCCTCCCACC
The DNA window shown above is from Nocardioides mesophilus and carries:
- a CDS encoding DUF2252 domain-containing protein; amino-acid sequence: MNRTAVPDSAEAEPTRLMEKRRSRSERRASGEARRAEAPLSAHAELPIAPEGRDPVGLLRAQEDEREPELVPLRYERMTASPFAFLRGAATVMAHDLARTPTSSIEVQLCGDAHVANFGMFAAPDRRLVFDLNDFDETWPGPFEWDVKRLAASVVVAGRATGAKAKRLRRAAAATVASYRTTVGSLAAMAPLQVWYARVDVDDLVERLRATSLRDEARSASKASRRNSGDVAVQKLTEVVDGRHRFRHKPPLLVPVDPDAQPAVFRRAAALHTQYLESLRDDAQVLLRRFALVGLAQKVVGVGSVGTRALVMLLESGDGDMLLLQVKQAGRSVLTPYLTEPDVRHEGQRVVVGQRLMQATGDPFLGWARGTIPPRRDYYVRQLRDLKGGFDLEAFDVDRLTVYGRLCGAVLARAHARAGDPAVVSGYLGTSEEFDHAVADFAIAYADRTEADFSALAAYRATRVA
- a CDS encoding TMEM175 family protein, translating into MSDRAAPEAGASRLLPKARLEAFSDGVFAIVVTLLVLELDVPKAEEPLLPALADSWPAYLGYFVSFTFIGGAWIAHSNMTRFIKCVDASFMRLNLLLLLFVSFLPFTTNLLAVHLNDAEEGGAVVIFGTNLTLAALLVNSLVAYAARTPGLAADDVAEEELQVFAKERRAALLLQAVATVVGLFLPVIAVMVFLAISVLLLVDPLWRARRRKSEHARTAAQK
- a CDS encoding class II glutamine amidotransferase; translation: MEDLLYKPEHSLIVQSMHSTMGAEATNGDGFGVGWYGDRETPGLFRSIEPAWNDRNLRDLAAHVSSPRVFAHIRAAIGSPVQQTNCHPFRQGRWLWMHNGFIDGFHAMKRDLALAVDPERYADIEGTTDSEMLFFLALTFGLEDDPPQAVSRAVGLVEETARRHGIGFPIQGTLATTDGETTWAFRYSSEGRSRSLFHSTDVSMLKHQYPENAALHELSDDARMVVSEPLGELRGAWREVPEASCVAIRGGEEELTPFKPLLPAGIR
- a CDS encoding VOC family protein, which produces MGLKDGKVGAAIAVTDIDRAVEFYEGKLGLHSNGDDPDGGRTYPCGGGTTLHVFPSPLARASGATAAGWTVEDVERTVDELIANGATCEQYSEGPFATDEKGLARMGSYVGAWIKDPDGNVLAIGNG